The following coding sequences are from one Bacillota bacterium window:
- the rpsD gene encoding 30S ribosomal protein S4 → MARYTKAVCRQCRREGGKLFLKGEKCYTPKCPVDKRNYPPGEHGQGRKKVSEYGIQLREKQKVRKVYGVLEAQFRRYFRKAEQSRGVTGEILLQLLERRLDNVVHRMGAGASRAEARQLVRHGHFTVNGKKVDVPSYLVKQGDIVAVKPKFRDDARMKELQEFAKGRSFPEWLEVDVDNMAAKVLRYPNRENIDIPVEEHLIVELYSR, encoded by the coding sequence GTGGCTAGGTATACAAAGGCAGTGTGCAGGCAATGCCGCCGCGAGGGAGGCAAACTCTTCCTCAAGGGCGAAAAGTGCTATACACCCAAGTGTCCTGTTGACAAGAGGAACTATCCCCCTGGGGAGCACGGCCAGGGTAGGAAGAAGGTATCGGAGTACGGGATCCAGCTCAGGGAAAAGCAGAAGGTCCGGAAGGTCTATGGAGTGCTCGAAGCGCAATTCCGCAGGTACTTCCGGAAGGCCGAGCAATCCCGGGGTGTGACCGGCGAGATCCTTCTACAGTTGCTGGAGAGGCGCCTTGACAACGTGGTCCACAGGATGGGGGCTGGGGCCTCGAGGGCGGAAGCTCGCCAGCTGGTAAGGCACGGGCACTTCACCGTCAACGGCAAGAAGGTCGATGTCCCATCGTACTTGGTCAAGCAGGGCGACATTGTCGCTGTGAAGCCCAAGTTCCGCGATGATGCCAGGATGAAGGAACTCCAGGAGTTCGCCAAGGGCCGCAGCTTCCCCGAGTGGCTTGAGGTGGACGTGGATAACATGGCAGCCAAGGTACTCCGGTATCCGAACCGTGAGAACATAGATATCCCAGTGGAGGAACACCTGATCGTGGAGCTCTATTCCAGATAA